One Niallia circulans DNA segment encodes these proteins:
- a CDS encoding PTS mannose/fructose/sorbose transporter subunit IIAB codes for MGIGIILASHGEFASGMKQTGDVIMGTQDKVEVCLLMPEESPEQFRSRLEAIVAAFEKEDELLFLVDLWGGTPFNQANQLVQQHAGKMEIVSGLNVPMLIQAYSERFIPNNSVTKIATIISAEGKDGIRSSANQNVLVNQEKITGGELMKDKKMSQLGILHVRLDERLIHGQVATLWLGNLGATRVMIVDDNVVYDPIAKASLQTAVPGGIKLSILKTDTASTRLKQGVYQGQKVMVIAKEVQTIFDLIESGVPIERFNLGNASSKEGTVQIKKSLFLTEAVISKLLDYEKQGVFVTAQMVPMEEEKSFSQIYGK; via the coding sequence ATGGGGATAGGAATTATTCTTGCCAGTCATGGTGAGTTTGCAAGCGGAATGAAGCAAACTGGGGATGTGATTATGGGCACGCAAGACAAAGTAGAAGTGTGTCTTCTAATGCCAGAAGAAAGCCCGGAACAATTTAGGAGTAGATTGGAAGCAATAGTAGCGGCTTTTGAGAAAGAGGATGAGCTTTTATTTCTTGTTGACCTTTGGGGAGGAACACCATTTAATCAAGCAAATCAGCTTGTGCAGCAACATGCTGGGAAAATGGAAATTGTTTCTGGACTGAATGTACCAATGCTGATTCAGGCATATAGTGAGCGCTTTATTCCAAATAATAGCGTTACTAAAATTGCTACTATCATTAGTGCTGAAGGCAAAGACGGTATACGTTCAAGTGCCAACCAGAATGTATTGGTAAATCAAGAAAAAATAACAGGAGGAGAGCTGATGAAGGATAAGAAAATGAGTCAATTAGGCATTCTGCATGTCCGCCTTGATGAACGCCTTATCCATGGACAAGTGGCAACACTTTGGCTAGGGAACTTAGGAGCAACCCGTGTCATGATTGTAGATGACAATGTTGTTTATGACCCAATCGCAAAAGCCTCCTTGCAGACAGCTGTTCCAGGTGGAATTAAATTGAGTATTTTAAAAACCGATACAGCTTCAACAAGGTTGAAACAGGGTGTATATCAAGGTCAAAAAGTGATGGTTATTGCCAAAGAAGTCCAGACTATTTTTGACTTGATTGAGTCAGGTGTTCCAATCGAACGATTTAATTTAGGAAATGCCAGTTCTAAAGAAGGAACAGTACAAATAAAAAAATCATTATTTTTAACGGAAGCAGTTATTTCAAAACTATTAGATTATGAAAAGCAAGGTGTGTTTGTTACTGCTCAAATGGTTCCAATGGAAGAGGAAAAATCATTTTCACAGATTTATGGAAAGTAG
- a CDS encoding PTS mannose/fructose/sorbose/N-acetylgalactosamine transporter subunit IIC: MNIEVWQIIVLSLLGFYAIVENLGINVFANQALIMGTITGLVMGDVKTGLAVGATLQLMGLGIQAYGGASVPDYMTASIVGTAFAVISGKGVEFGIGLAVPVALLMIQLDILARFCNVFFQRRIDHGIKEMNLSKIRTFHLLGTLSWGLSRGLPIFLVFSFGESIVAFISNVIPEWLTGGLSIAGGMLPAVGIAILLRYLPVKNFITYLLIGFIAVTYLHMPMFGVALLGFALAILQFKQLISEQQIGNVSVAPVQAEGGLSEDEYEN; encoded by the coding sequence ATGAATATTGAAGTTTGGCAAATTATCGTTCTGTCATTATTGGGATTTTATGCAATTGTCGAGAATTTAGGGATAAATGTTTTTGCCAACCAAGCTTTAATCATGGGAACAATCACAGGACTTGTGATGGGTGATGTAAAAACAGGGTTAGCTGTAGGTGCTACTTTACAATTAATGGGACTTGGAATTCAGGCATACGGTGGTGCCAGTGTTCCTGATTATATGACAGCATCCATTGTGGGAACAGCATTTGCCGTAATAAGTGGAAAAGGTGTTGAATTCGGGATTGGTTTGGCAGTTCCAGTAGCTTTGTTAATGATTCAACTAGATATTTTAGCTCGTTTTTGTAATGTTTTCTTTCAGAGAAGAATTGATCATGGAATCAAGGAGATGAATCTTTCCAAAATTAGAACGTTTCATTTGTTAGGCACACTTAGTTGGGGATTGTCACGGGGGTTACCGATTTTTCTAGTATTCAGCTTTGGAGAAAGTATTGTTGCGTTTATCTCTAATGTAATACCAGAATGGTTAACAGGCGGATTATCGATTGCTGGGGGGATGCTGCCAGCAGTTGGTATAGCAATTTTGTTACGCTACTTGCCAGTCAAGAATTTTATCACGTATTTGCTGATTGGTTTCATTGCAGTTACATATTTGCATATGCCGATGTTTGGAGTAGCTTTACTTGGATTTGCTCTTGCGATTCTTCAATTTAAGCAGTTAATTAGTGAACAACAAATAGGAAATGTAAGTGTAGCACCTGTACAAGCTGAAGGAGGGTTAAGCGAAGATGAATACGAAAATTAA
- a CDS encoding PTS system mannose/fructose/sorbose family transporter subunit IID, with product MNTKINQKDLDKVSMNWLIGSQLSWNYERMMGGGYLYSTLPVLEKLYGEDSDKLQDMMRVQSQFFNTTPHMGGFILGMDIAAEEAEGYKAKDTVASLKTGLMGSFAGVGDTIFGVLFPTVFGSVASYLALKGNAIGVVIWLLVNVIILIFRYFSVRIGYKQGVKLVSSMSGHLNALTNAATLLGVTVIGAMIPSVIKAPIALTFKTGDVKLNIQETLDQIMPMMVPAILVGVIYWLLGKKHFNSTRAILAIIVLAIILKALGVM from the coding sequence ATGAATACGAAAATTAATCAAAAAGACTTAGACAAAGTAAGTATGAACTGGTTAATCGGAAGTCAGCTTTCCTGGAATTATGAACGTATGATGGGGGGTGGATACCTTTACTCTACATTACCGGTATTAGAAAAATTATACGGTGAGGATTCTGATAAACTTCAAGACATGATGCGAGTCCAAAGTCAATTCTTTAATACGACACCTCATATGGGTGGATTTATTCTTGGAATGGATATCGCTGCAGAAGAAGCGGAAGGATATAAAGCAAAAGATACGGTAGCCAGCTTAAAAACTGGTTTGATGGGTTCATTTGCAGGTGTTGGTGATACGATTTTTGGTGTGCTTTTTCCGACCGTATTTGGGTCAGTGGCCTCGTATCTTGCTTTAAAGGGAAATGCAATTGGTGTAGTGATATGGTTATTAGTGAATGTAATTATTCTTATTTTCCGATACTTTTCTGTCCGAATTGGCTATAAGCAAGGCGTTAAATTAGTTAGCAGTATGTCTGGTCACTTAAATGCATTGACTAACGCAGCGACATTACTGGGAGTTACCGTTATTGGTGCGATGATACCATCTGTTATTAAAGCACCAATAGCATTAACATTTAAAACAGGTGATGTAAAATTAAACATTCAAGAAACACTGGACCAAATCATGCCGATGATGGTTCCTGCTATTTTAGTTGGTGTCATCTACTGGTTATTAGGCAAAAAACACTTCAATTCAACTAGAGCAATCCTTGCCATTATTGTTTTGGCCATTATTTTGAAAGCATTAGGTGTTATGTGA
- a CDS encoding copper homeostasis protein CutC translates to MIKEFCAENLTNIPAAINAGAKRIELCDNLAVGGTTPSYGVIKKAVELAHHADVTVMTMIRPRGGNFEYSHEEAEIMANDIQVCLQLDSDGVVFGCLKNGWIDEELTSQLISISGGMEITFHMAFDELSEENQFRAIDWLAEKNVSRILTHGGSSQNSIEANFPHLKKLIEYAANRIIILPGAGINFQNLAGVLDALQVNEVHGTKIVNIG, encoded by the coding sequence GTGATTAAAGAGTTTTGTGCAGAAAATCTGACCAATATTCCTGCAGCTATCAATGCAGGGGCAAAAAGGATTGAACTTTGTGACAACCTAGCTGTAGGGGGAACAACTCCCTCTTATGGAGTAATAAAAAAAGCGGTTGAGCTAGCCCATCATGCTGATGTTACGGTGATGACTATGATCAGACCAAGAGGAGGAAACTTCGAATATAGTCATGAAGAGGCAGAGATAATGGCAAATGATATTCAAGTGTGCCTGCAGCTTGATTCTGATGGAGTGGTTTTTGGATGCTTGAAGAATGGATGGATTGATGAAGAATTGACTTCACAGCTGATAAGTATATCGGGTGGTATGGAAATTACTTTTCATATGGCATTTGATGAATTGTCAGAAGAGAATCAATTTAGAGCAATTGATTGGCTTGCGGAAAAGAATGTTAGCAGAATTTTGACACATGGTGGCAGTTCACAAAACAGCATAGAAGCTAACTTTCCGCATTTAAAGAAGCTGATTGAATATGCGGCAAATCGAATCATTATTTTACCAGGAGCTGGCATAAATTTTCAAAACTTAGCTGGAGTGTTAGACGCTTTGCAGGTGAATGAAGTACACGGCACAAAAATAGTAAACATAGGATGA
- a CDS encoding DMT family transporter — translation MKNTLLGSIYLILASSIWGGMYVVVKVVVAFIPPLELVWLRYLIAILALLLIGFVTKQKWRIEKRFIWIIIAIGIIGNAISIVAQETGTMLSTAQMGAIITASTPAFMVIFARLILKESLTIKKGISVCLATIGVILIVGIGDINLSSSLGGVSLVIAALTWALMSVLVKRIPSSYSQIVVTTYSILVALIVLTPFVLPRLPELNMTQLTHPTIWGGLLYLGVISTAGGFLLWNRGLQMLNASSGGIYFFFQPVVGTLLGWLLLDEKIGVMFWIGSVLILIGVLFVLKEEK, via the coding sequence ATGAAAAACACCTTATTAGGTTCCATATATTTAATTCTCGCTTCTAGTATTTGGGGCGGCATGTATGTTGTTGTGAAGGTTGTGGTGGCATTTATTCCCCCACTTGAACTTGTGTGGCTGCGCTATTTAATTGCTATTTTGGCACTTCTCCTGATAGGATTTGTGACAAAACAAAAATGGAGAATTGAAAAGCGGTTTATTTGGATAATCATTGCCATTGGAATTATTGGCAATGCCATTTCGATTGTTGCACAAGAAACAGGGACGATGCTGTCAACAGCACAAATGGGGGCGATCATTACAGCTTCCACTCCAGCATTTATGGTTATTTTTGCTCGCCTTATTCTTAAAGAAAGCTTAACTATTAAAAAAGGAATCTCTGTATGCTTAGCCACAATCGGTGTTATTCTTATTGTTGGGATTGGGGATATCAATTTGTCCAGTTCACTTGGCGGTGTTTCTCTTGTTATTGCTGCCTTAACATGGGCACTTATGTCTGTTCTTGTGAAACGCATTCCAAGCAGTTACTCACAAATTGTCGTAACAACCTATTCTATTTTAGTGGCACTAATTGTGTTAACACCATTTGTTTTACCACGCTTACCTGAATTGAATATGACACAACTGACTCACCCAACAATTTGGGGTGGACTATTATATTTAGGTGTCATCTCAACAGCAGGCGGCTTTCTTCTTTGGAACCGCGGATTACAAATGCTTAACGCCTCAAGCGGCGGAATTTATTTCTTCTTCCAGCCAGTTGTTGGAACATTGCTTGGCTGGTTGTTATTAGATGAAAAAATCGGTGTTATGTTTTGGATAGGTTCTGTCCTGATTTTAATAGGTGTATTGTTCGTTCTTAAAGAAGAAAAGTAA
- a CDS encoding HAD family hydrolase, with translation MSFIPKAIFLDMDGTILTSFNKVSLKTKEIIDNLREQGIYVFIATGRAYDEIDELVPEGFQVDGFITSNGMAGYIEDKPVFQHSLSRELVETVIEKARQQKIYYELFPYDSARITLTQDKDYVEHEVRDPQPEGVEINEWLSRKQAIKEEIAWKDTIEGNMFSKFYFFARTKEHINAWKDVLNELKQETDFTTSTSSSHNVELMYANVNKATGIKQMLAHFGILEEDILAIGDSYNDLPMFEFVQYAVAMKNAAEPIKKIVDDVTEFTCDEDGVYQYLSRFSSVKI, from the coding sequence TTGTCTTTTATACCTAAAGCCATCTTTTTAGATATGGATGGTACAATATTAACTTCTTTTAATAAAGTCAGCTTAAAAACAAAAGAAATTATTGATAATTTACGTGAACAAGGAATCTATGTATTTATTGCGACAGGAAGAGCTTACGATGAGATAGATGAACTAGTTCCGGAAGGCTTCCAGGTTGATGGGTTTATTACTTCAAATGGAATGGCAGGATATATCGAGGATAAGCCTGTTTTTCAGCATTCCCTTTCTCGTGAATTAGTCGAAACCGTGATTGAAAAGGCAAGACAACAAAAAATATATTACGAGTTATTTCCGTATGATTCAGCTCGTATCACTTTAACTCAGGATAAAGATTATGTGGAGCATGAGGTAAGAGATCCTCAGCCCGAAGGTGTTGAGATTAATGAATGGCTTTCACGTAAACAAGCAATAAAAGAAGAGATTGCTTGGAAGGATACTATTGAGGGTAATATGTTCTCAAAGTTTTATTTCTTTGCAAGAACAAAAGAGCATATCAATGCATGGAAAGATGTGCTTAACGAACTTAAGCAGGAAACAGACTTTACTACGTCTACCTCTTCAAGTCATAATGTGGAATTGATGTACGCTAATGTAAATAAAGCAACAGGCATTAAGCAGATGCTGGCTCATTTCGGAATATTAGAAGAAGACATATTAGCGATTGGGGATAGTTATAATGATCTGCCTATGTTTGAATTTGTTCAGTATGCGGTAGCAATGAAAAACGCTGCAGAGCCTATCAAAAAAATCGTGGACGATGTAACAGAATTTACTTGTGATGAAGATGGTGTCTATCAATATCTTTCTAGGTTTTCTTCTGTGAAAATCTAA
- a CDS encoding TrmB family transcriptional regulator has translation MSDIVQQLKKLGFNEYEAKSYVALVKLGPATAYQVSKDSGIPRARIYDVLNTLVDKGIVLKEEINDAARYSPLPVEIFLQKAQSDWDNTYEFLNDSLKELETSANEPDNRVITLKDYQTIISYCKTLIKKAEKQIIISIWDDLYSELQDDLAEVSDKVSLKGITIHVDNPVNNLESHRITPFTETSSTEHWFIISIDSKEMLYGPSFEERSIAFYTDDPVHIYLLEDYVWHDVLVNRLVRRSSDDLEKWITNERQAFFTKK, from the coding sequence GTGAGCGATATTGTACAACAGCTCAAAAAACTAGGCTTTAATGAATATGAAGCTAAATCATATGTTGCGCTTGTGAAATTAGGACCAGCTACGGCCTATCAAGTCAGCAAGGATTCAGGCATTCCAAGAGCTAGAATTTATGATGTTTTGAATACGCTTGTCGATAAGGGGATTGTCTTAAAGGAAGAAATAAATGATGCTGCAAGGTATTCCCCACTCCCTGTGGAAATTTTTCTTCAAAAAGCACAATCAGATTGGGATAATACGTATGAGTTTTTAAACGATTCATTAAAGGAGCTTGAAACATCTGCTAATGAACCAGATAATCGGGTAATAACATTAAAGGACTATCAAACAATTATTAGCTATTGTAAAACATTGATAAAAAAAGCCGAAAAGCAGATTATTATTTCCATCTGGGATGATTTATATAGTGAGCTGCAGGATGATCTTGCGGAGGTTTCCGATAAAGTGTCCTTAAAAGGAATCACCATTCATGTAGACAATCCGGTAAATAATTTAGAGAGCCACCGAATTACACCTTTTACAGAGACTTCGTCAACGGAGCATTGGTTCATTATTTCCATCGATTCAAAAGAGATGCTTTACGGTCCATCCTTTGAGGAGCGGAGTATTGCCTTTTATACAGATGATCCTGTTCATATTTACCTGTTAGAGGATTATGTGTGGCATGATGTATTAGTTAATCGGCTTGTGCGGCGCAGTTCAGATGATTTAGAAAAATGGATAACAAATGAACGCCAAGCATTTTTTACAAAAAAATAA
- a CDS encoding TSUP family transporter, producing the protein MFDIDPSLLIILIVFGFLAAFIDSVVGGGGLIALPALLFTGMNPAAAVATNKLASTIGSLTSTYMFYRSGKLDLKSVYKLFPLTFIGSMLGAWCVHLMDPQMLKPLMLVMLAAVAIYTIFKKDWGSISSPKSLSPRHYIMFLAAIFAIGFYDGFLGPGTGSFLIFAFLLIGFDFLKAAGNAKFLNFGSNIAGLLMFMFLGQVNYTYGLIMGVAQLAGAICGSRFAIKKGSSFVRVLFIAVTCLLLVKNIYDYIQ; encoded by the coding sequence TTGTTTGATATTGACCCATCGTTATTAATTATTTTAATTGTTTTTGGATTTTTAGCTGCATTTATTGATTCCGTAGTTGGCGGAGGGGGACTGATTGCTTTACCTGCTTTGTTATTTACAGGAATGAATCCAGCTGCAGCTGTTGCTACAAATAAATTAGCTTCAACTATCGGTTCTTTAACTAGTACATATATGTTCTATCGTTCTGGTAAACTCGACTTAAAATCTGTATATAAATTATTTCCGCTTACCTTTATTGGCTCCATGCTCGGGGCTTGGTGTGTTCACTTAATGGATCCTCAAATGCTGAAACCATTAATGCTTGTCATGCTTGCAGCAGTAGCGATTTATACTATCTTTAAGAAGGATTGGGGCAGTATTTCATCGCCAAAAAGCTTATCCCCTCGCCACTATATCATGTTTTTAGCTGCCATTTTCGCCATTGGGTTTTATGATGGATTTCTTGGACCAGGTACAGGATCGTTTTTAATTTTTGCTTTTTTATTAATCGGCTTTGATTTTTTAAAGGCAGCAGGAAATGCAAAATTCTTAAACTTCGGCAGTAATATTGCTGGTTTATTAATGTTTATGTTCCTTGGCCAAGTAAACTATACATATGGATTAATAATGGGAGTTGCTCAACTGGCTGGTGCGATTTGTGGTTCAAGATTTGCTATAAAAAAAGGAAGCAGCTTTGTACGAGTATTGTTTATTGCAGTTACCTGTTTATTATTAGTTAAAAATATTTATGATTATATCCAATAA